TTTATGGAGAAGGATTTAAGGATTTTGTTAATATGTATGGAGGAAATCCTATCTTATTTAAAGGCAATAGGGGAAAGGCTATAGATATTAATGAATTAAAGTTATTTTTAGATAAAGATAGTAATTTTAAATATGCAACAGTGGTACATTGTGATACTCCATCTGGTGTTTTAAATAATATAGAAGAAATATGTAAACTTTTAAAAAGTAAAGGAATATTAACAGTAGTTGATACTGTCTCTGCTATGATAGGGGAAGAAGTAAAAATTGATGAATGGGGTATTGATATAGCATTAGGTGGATCACAGAAGGCTATATCAGCTCCTCCAGGATTAAGTATCGTTACTATTTCAGATGATGCAATAAATGTAATGAAGAATAGAAAACAACCTATAGCGGGTTTCTATTGTAATTTATTAATATGGGAGAATTATTATGAGAATAAGTGGTTTCCGTATACGATGCCTATAAGTGATATTAAGGGATTAGCTACAGCTATTGATAATATATTAGATGAAGGAATAGAGAATGTTATAAGCAGACATAGTAATATAGGAAATGCTGTAAGAAAAACTATTATTGAT
Above is a genomic segment from Clostridium bornimense containing:
- a CDS encoding pyridoxal-phosphate-dependent aminotransferase family protein, which codes for MKYTIMTPGPTDVKENVMFSRAEKCTNPDLDLEFYDFYKETCDKIGKLLHTKNRVRILSGEGILGLEAACASLTENNDRVLVIDNGIYGEGFKDFVNMYGGNPILFKGNRGKAIDINELKLFLDKDSNFKYATVVHCDTPSGVLNNIEEICKLLKSKGILTVVDTVSAMIGEEVKIDEWGIDIALGGSQKAISAPPGLSIVTISDDAINVMKNRKQPIAGFYCNLLIWENYYENKWFPYTMPISDIKGLATAIDNILDEGIENVISRHSNIGNAVRKTIIDAGLELNIIESDNSNTVTVVKIPEGICCNKLLKILREKYNVFIAGSFGYLENKVLRIGHMGESARVDKVAYTLLSLEMTLKEVGFQCKVDLSKTFLSYL